One Thermococcus eurythermalis DNA segment encodes these proteins:
- a CDS encoding DUF4097 family beta strand repeat-containing protein has translation MIFENVQEVDIKATNGRIEIEGWENDYVEVDYTVHGEVNVEVEQKGSRLVIGEEPKKKFLDLLRENGWAEIEVKVPRSVPVSAKNVNGELKARGVRFEEVTTVNGEIGLKDCEAEKLSTVNGEIRAHLTVAGPLKASTVNGEIELTIEELEGDVEVSCVNGDIVLRLTEFCDARIVSKRVNGDVKLVGIDPDDPVIGTGEFEVRASTVNGDVRVELI, from the coding sequence ATGATATTTGAAAACGTCCAGGAAGTCGACATAAAGGCCACCAACGGCCGGATCGAGATTGAAGGCTGGGAAAATGACTACGTCGAGGTGGATTACACCGTCCACGGCGAGGTAAACGTTGAAGTCGAGCAGAAGGGAAGCAGGCTCGTCATCGGGGAGGAGCCGAAGAAAAAGTTCCTGGACCTGCTCAGGGAGAACGGTTGGGCTGAGATAGAGGTGAAGGTTCCGCGGAGCGTCCCGGTGAGCGCGAAGAACGTGAACGGCGAGCTTAAGGCCAGGGGCGTGCGCTTTGAGGAAGTCACGACGGTTAACGGCGAGATAGGCCTGAAGGACTGCGAGGCCGAAAAGCTCAGCACGGTGAACGGCGAGATAAGGGCTCACCTAACGGTTGCTGGCCCCCTGAAGGCCTCCACCGTGAACGGTGAAATCGAACTTACCATCGAGGAGCTCGAGGGGGACGTTGAGGTAAGCTGCGTCAACGGTGACATCGTGCTTCGCCTGACCGAGTTCTGCGATGCCAGGATAGTCAGCAAAAGGGTCAATGGAGACGTCAAACTGGTCGGCATAGACCCGGACGACCCCGTTATAGGGACGGGTGAGTTCGAGGTCCGGGCCAGCACTGTGAACGGCGACGTGAGGGTCGAGCTGATTTGA
- a CDS encoding DHHA1 domain-containing protein codes for MDREAFLERVREGAELIKMHIELGHTIRLISHRDADGITAGAVLAKAIAREGGSFQLSIVKQVSEELIEELAREKREIYVFSDLGSGSIELIQKKLDFATVVVADHHPPEGDFSSESKVLINPVPFGANSVRDLSGSGVAYFVAREMNDKNRDLAYIATVGAVGDMQEIDGTFHGLNLEILEDGKKLGILEVRKELRLFGRESRPLYQMLAYATNPEIPEITGDERKAIEWLRARGFDPELHYWQLREEEKRKLHEALLVHMIKHSAPKEAIDRLIGDVVVSPLYPEGDVRHEAREFATLLNATGRLNAGTLGVAICLGDEDAYKKARKMLEDYKKEQIEARKFLIQNWSMVDEGEHAYVFYAGRNIRDTLVGIVANMAINAGLANPEKPVVVIADSEEDENLVKASARTTEKALEKGYHLGEALKEVAEKLGGEGGGHAIAAGIRFPKGKIDEFIKLFNEVLGKQVKGNED; via the coding sequence GTGGACAGGGAAGCCTTTCTGGAGAGGGTTCGCGAGGGAGCCGAGCTTATCAAGATGCACATCGAGTTAGGGCACACTATAAGGCTCATCTCCCACCGCGACGCCGACGGAATAACTGCTGGCGCTGTTCTTGCCAAGGCAATAGCCAGAGAGGGCGGGAGCTTTCAGCTCAGCATCGTCAAGCAGGTCAGCGAAGAGCTCATAGAAGAGCTCGCACGTGAGAAGAGGGAAATCTACGTCTTCAGCGACCTCGGAAGCGGTTCAATCGAGCTGATTCAGAAAAAGCTCGACTTTGCGACCGTCGTTGTGGCCGACCACCACCCACCGGAGGGCGACTTTTCGAGCGAGTCCAAGGTCCTCATAAACCCGGTTCCCTTCGGGGCAAACAGCGTCCGCGACTTGAGCGGTTCGGGCGTCGCCTACTTCGTTGCCAGGGAGATGAACGATAAGAACAGGGACCTGGCTTACATAGCCACTGTCGGTGCGGTTGGAGACATGCAGGAGATAGACGGCACCTTCCACGGCCTCAACCTTGAAATCCTTGAGGACGGCAAGAAGCTCGGAATCCTTGAGGTCAGGAAGGAGTTAAGGCTCTTCGGCAGGGAGAGCAGGCCCCTCTACCAGATGCTGGCCTACGCGACCAATCCAGAGATACCCGAGATAACCGGCGATGAGCGAAAGGCAATAGAGTGGCTCCGCGCGAGGGGCTTCGACCCGGAACTCCACTACTGGCAGCTCCGCGAGGAGGAGAAGAGGAAGCTCCACGAGGCCTTGCTCGTCCACATGATAAAGCACTCCGCACCGAAAGAAGCCATAGACAGGCTCATAGGGGACGTTGTCGTGAGCCCGCTGTATCCCGAGGGCGACGTCAGGCACGAGGCCAGGGAGTTCGCAACGCTCCTCAACGCGACGGGAAGGTTGAACGCGGGAACTCTCGGCGTGGCGATATGCCTCGGCGATGAGGATGCATACAAGAAGGCCAGAAAGATGCTCGAAGACTACAAGAAGGAGCAGATAGAGGCTAGGAAGTTCCTTATCCAGAACTGGAGCATGGTTGATGAAGGAGAGCATGCCTACGTCTTCTACGCTGGCAGGAACATCCGCGACACGCTCGTGGGGATAGTTGCCAACATGGCCATCAATGCGGGCCTGGCCAACCCGGAGAAGCCCGTCGTCGTGATAGCGGACAGCGAGGAGGACGAGAACCTCGTTAAGGCCTCCGCCAGAACGACCGAGAAGGCCCTGGAAAAGGGCTACCACCTCGGAGAGGCGCTGAAAGAGGTCGCTGAGAAGCTCGGAGGAGAGGGCGGCGGCCACGCGATAGCGGCCGGAATACGCTTCCCCAAGGGCAAGATAGACGAGTTCATTAAACTCTTCAACGAAGTACTCGGAAAGCAGGTGAAGGGCAATGAAGATTAA
- a CDS encoding MFS transporter has protein sequence MSLNRNFWLFAVGRFVSQLGWAVQDVALPLYVLDKTHSGSMMTLFILAEIIPSLIVMPFAGVVGDRYNRKWLMVGFDLIRGILLFGVIAFNFLGIYQLLAVQVVMAVLGSFFSAGTGAMFPDLVEPDELEKANSTVSSFTILARLVGPALGGLIYGIGGIKLAILINAVSFFGSGLFEMLIRYEWKAKPIEGIGQVFSDIKEGVRFIFGHHYLRTLMTFAIFMGIFGAPFGAVLLPYAMREVLKFTSFQFGLMESFFMGGALIGNILIAVKFGKGAGKFLFEAMLLNGLVMVLFIWLISPLSKLEREGAFIVLTATSVVWGVSEAFISIPIDSKIQRAVPSEVRGRVFSALGILTNIATPLGLVLVGPLLNVYPAWLVTLGLWIGMGAVALYYWLRYREILLMDVRAKERLKEGKETLT, from the coding sequence GTGAGCCTCAACAGGAACTTCTGGCTCTTTGCCGTTGGAAGGTTCGTTTCCCAGCTCGGCTGGGCGGTGCAGGACGTTGCCCTACCGCTCTATGTCCTCGACAAGACCCACAGCGGTTCGATGATGACGCTCTTTATCCTCGCCGAGATAATTCCCTCCCTCATAGTCATGCCCTTCGCAGGTGTCGTCGGCGACAGGTATAATAGAAAGTGGCTCATGGTTGGATTTGACCTAATCCGGGGGATTCTCCTCTTCGGTGTCATAGCCTTCAACTTCCTCGGCATCTACCAGCTTTTGGCAGTTCAGGTGGTTATGGCGGTCTTGGGTTCGTTCTTCTCTGCCGGAACCGGGGCGATGTTTCCCGACTTGGTGGAGCCCGACGAGCTTGAGAAGGCAAACTCAACGGTGTCTTCTTTCACGATACTGGCCCGCCTCGTTGGACCGGCCCTCGGCGGTTTAATCTACGGAATCGGCGGGATAAAGCTTGCAATCCTGATAAACGCGGTCAGCTTCTTCGGTTCAGGCCTCTTTGAGATGCTAATCCGCTACGAGTGGAAGGCAAAGCCAATTGAGGGAATCGGTCAGGTCTTCAGCGACATAAAGGAAGGCGTCCGTTTCATCTTCGGGCACCATTACCTGAGGACGCTGATGACCTTCGCGATATTCATGGGCATCTTTGGGGCCCCCTTTGGAGCGGTTCTGCTCCCATACGCAATGAGGGAAGTCCTCAAGTTCACGAGCTTCCAGTTCGGCCTCATGGAGAGCTTCTTCATGGGCGGGGCACTGATTGGGAACATTCTCATAGCGGTGAAGTTCGGGAAGGGGGCAGGAAAGTTCCTGTTCGAGGCGATGCTCCTCAACGGCCTCGTGATGGTTCTGTTCATATGGTTGATATCCCCTCTTTCAAAGCTTGAACGGGAGGGAGCTTTCATTGTACTTACGGCCACCTCTGTAGTTTGGGGAGTAAGCGAGGCTTTCATAAGCATTCCAATTGACTCCAAAATCCAGCGGGCCGTTCCGAGCGAGGTTCGCGGCAGGGTCTTCTCGGCCTTGGGAATACTGACGAACATAGCGACGCCCCTCGGCCTCGTCCTCGTCGGCCCGCTCCTGAACGTTTACCCCGCGTGGCTCGTTACCCTCGGCCTCTGGATTGGAATGGGGGCCGTCGCCCTCTATTACTGGCTGAGATACCGCGAAATTCTGCTGATGGACGTTCGGGCTAAAGAAAGACTGAAAGAAGGAAAGGAGACGCTCACTTGA
- a CDS encoding ArsR/SmtB family transcription factor codes for MENDLKVQLEELKKRLEVLEENIDPVDEVMLSIKARLRRKLEGGSLPEIDEERAAKTLKALANPDRIRVLKMLSEGPMSFKEIKEALGVESPTVSHHLKLLLKTGMIRKGERYEISPNGRLFLRLLEIITALEEVEE; via the coding sequence ATGGAGAACGACCTGAAGGTTCAGCTCGAAGAGCTGAAGAAGAGGCTGGAGGTGCTGGAGGAAAACATTGACCCCGTTGATGAGGTCATGCTCTCGATAAAGGCCCGGCTCAGGAGAAAGCTCGAAGGCGGAAGCCTGCCCGAGATAGACGAGGAGAGAGCTGCGAAAACCCTCAAGGCCCTCGCCAACCCCGACAGGATTAGGGTGCTCAAGATGCTCTCCGAGGGGCCGATGAGCTTCAAAGAGATAAAGGAAGCGCTGGGCGTGGAGAGCCCGACCGTTTCGCACCACCTGAAGCTCCTCCTGAAAACGGGGATGATCAGGAAAGGCGAGAGGTATGAAATCTCGCCCAACGGCCGTTTGTTTTTGCGCCTGCTGGAGATAATTACCGCCCTTGAGGAGGTGGAAGAATGA
- a CDS encoding AEC family transporter → MNIAEMLALIAVGYVLKLILKDERPFNYLRIIVNDVLLALFIFGNVASKDLNYLLGIKTVFLYVFIIVGLSLSTSYLYGRFKLKNNPWAGALMVLSVYPNTAALGFPIASLFLDDITPAILYSTTNSMIVIPIVTFIAAHYSSGGASVKESFIKALKFPPTVANLFALALVIGGVHLPAQILEPVKTVGWLSIPLLVIYFGSRITLRSFDWRKLAEVGAFRIAIPFTFVFLTLRWERPEVFYSVLVEASMPPAIAANAILAQYRLKAEEAISVTFVLTLFVIGLFLALKLVL, encoded by the coding sequence ATGAACATCGCCGAGATGCTCGCCCTCATAGCGGTCGGCTACGTCCTCAAGCTAATCCTCAAAGACGAGAGGCCCTTCAATTACCTCAGAATCATCGTGAACGATGTCCTTCTGGCCCTCTTCATCTTCGGAAACGTTGCGAGTAAGGATTTGAACTATCTGCTGGGCATCAAAACAGTCTTTCTCTACGTTTTTATTATCGTGGGACTAAGTCTCTCGACCTCCTACCTTTACGGGCGCTTTAAGCTCAAAAACAACCCCTGGGCCGGCGCGCTGATGGTTCTCTCGGTCTACCCCAACACGGCAGCGCTTGGCTTTCCCATAGCGAGCCTCTTCCTCGACGACATAACGCCCGCGATACTTTACTCCACGACCAACTCAATGATAGTCATCCCAATCGTCACCTTCATAGCGGCCCACTACTCCAGCGGGGGCGCGAGCGTTAAGGAAAGCTTCATCAAGGCCCTTAAGTTCCCGCCGACGGTGGCGAACCTCTTCGCCCTTGCACTCGTCATAGGCGGCGTTCATCTTCCTGCCCAAATCCTTGAGCCGGTAAAAACCGTCGGCTGGCTCAGCATTCCATTGCTCGTCATCTACTTCGGCTCGCGGATAACGCTGAGGAGTTTCGACTGGCGCAAGCTCGCTGAAGTTGGGGCCTTCAGGATAGCGATTCCATTCACCTTTGTTTTCCTCACCCTCCGGTGGGAAAGGCCGGAGGTCTTTTACTCGGTTCTCGTCGAGGCGAGCATGCCTCCAGCAATAGCGGCCAACGCAATCCTGGCTCAGTACAGGCTCAAGGCAGAAGAAGCCATAAGCGTAACCTTCGTCCTCACACTCTTCGTCATCGGACTGTTTTTGGCGTTGAAGTTGGTACTATAG
- a CDS encoding 30S ribosomal protein S15, which translates to MARIHARKRGKSGSKRPPRTAPPTWVEYTAEEVEALVVKLRKEGYSTAMIGTILRDQYGIPSVKLVTGKKITKILEENGLAPEIPEDLMFLIRRAVNLRKHLEQHPKDKHSRRGLQLIESKIRRLVKYYRRTGKLPAKWRYDPEQAKLLVR; encoded by the coding sequence ATGGCAAGGATACACGCGAGAAAGAGGGGTAAGTCTGGTTCAAAGAGGCCTCCAAGGACCGCTCCGCCGACCTGGGTGGAGTACACCGCTGAAGAGGTCGAGGCGCTCGTTGTTAAGCTCAGGAAGGAGGGCTACAGCACCGCGATGATAGGAACCATCCTCCGTGACCAGTACGGCATACCCAGCGTCAAGCTCGTCACCGGCAAGAAGATAACCAAGATTCTTGAGGAGAACGGCCTTGCCCCGGAGATTCCGGAAGACCTCATGTTCCTCATCAGGCGCGCCGTGAACCTCAGGAAGCACCTCGAGCAGCACCCCAAGGACAAGCACTCAAGGAGGGGCCTCCAGCTCATTGAGAGCAAGATTAGGCGCCTTGTCAAGTACTACAGGAGAACCGGAAAGCTTCCGGCCAAGTGGCGCTACGACCCAGAGCAGGCGAAGCTCCTTGTTCGCTGA
- a CDS encoding PadR family transcriptional regulator has translation MGEDMERKIIKGLFTVPLKNIILVIVGLKGETHGYEILKELEKLAIGLWKPSHSNLYTILNKMVEEGLLEPHEEYRGKVRRVKYRLTDKGWEYLRTSNDLALRTFYTAISYHERLKKKIEETGRARKIDKETLREYLELLKHIKNLLDEEIKTIESRLE, from the coding sequence ATGGGAGAAGACATGGAGCGGAAGATAATCAAGGGGCTCTTTACGGTTCCCCTGAAGAACATCATACTGGTCATCGTCGGCCTCAAAGGGGAAACCCACGGCTATGAAATCCTAAAAGAGCTTGAAAAGCTTGCAATCGGTCTCTGGAAGCCGAGCCACAGCAACCTGTACACAATACTCAACAAGATGGTCGAAGAAGGCCTTCTGGAGCCCCATGAGGAGTACCGCGGAAAGGTAAGGCGCGTTAAGTACCGGCTGACCGACAAGGGCTGGGAGTACCTGAGGACGTCAAACGACCTGGCTCTCCGGACCTTCTACACTGCAATAAGCTACCACGAGAGGCTTAAGAAGAAGATTGAAGAGACTGGCCGGGCGCGGAAGATTGACAAGGAAACGCTGAGGGAGTACCTTGAGCTCCTCAAGCACATCAAGAACCTGCTTGATGAGGAGATTAAGACTATAGAATCTCGGCTTGAGTGA
- a CDS encoding KEOPS complex subunit Pcc1: MKIKADVEIRWHYGDELKARAIAGAIEVDNDAMPEELKKSLNVRTRWVDGDVITKVKYSGEIETLIKALDDLVFSVKVAEEMTEKV, from the coding sequence ATGAAGATTAAGGCGGACGTTGAGATACGGTGGCACTACGGCGACGAGCTCAAGGCTAGAGCGATAGCCGGCGCTATAGAGGTTGACAACGATGCAATGCCCGAGGAGCTAAAGAAAAGTTTAAATGTGCGAACCCGATGGGTTGATGGGGACGTTATAACAAAGGTTAAATACTCGGGTGAGATTGAGACACTCATCAAAGCACTCGATGATTTGGTGTTTTCGGTCAAAGTCGCCGAGGAAATGACCGAAAAGGTATGA
- a CDS encoding 30S ribosomal protein S3ae produces the protein MAKGNPRRKAAAAKDKWKMKEWFVVYAPEFFGSKEIGLTPADDPEKVIGRVVETTLRDITGDFTKSHVKLYFQVYDVKGQNAYTKFKGHTLARSYIRSLVRRRTTRVDGIFNITTKDGYKLRVMGMVIAYRRIQTSQERAIRKIMQDIIYKKAEELNFADFVLQSVNGQIAQEIAKEAKKIYPIKRAEVRKIKVLAEPGA, from the coding sequence ATGGCAAAGGGTAACCCAAGGCGTAAGGCAGCCGCTGCCAAGGATAAGTGGAAGATGAAAGAGTGGTTCGTGGTTTACGCTCCGGAGTTCTTCGGAAGCAAGGAGATAGGCCTCACCCCCGCTGACGACCCCGAGAAGGTCATCGGTAGGGTCGTCGAGACCACCCTCAGGGACATTACCGGTGACTTCACCAAGAGCCATGTCAAGCTCTACTTCCAGGTCTACGACGTCAAGGGCCAGAACGCCTACACCAAGTTCAAGGGCCACACCCTCGCCAGGAGCTACATAAGGAGCCTCGTCAGGAGAAGGACCACCCGCGTTGACGGAATCTTCAACATCACCACCAAGGACGGCTACAAGCTCCGTGTCATGGGCATGGTCATCGCCTACAGGAGGATTCAGACCAGCCAGGAGAGGGCCATAAGGAAGATCATGCAGGACATCATCTACAAGAAGGCTGAGGAGCTCAACTTCGCCGACTTTGTCCTCCAGTCCGTCAACGGCCAGATCGCCCAAGAGATTGCCAAGGAGGCCAAGAAGATATACCCGATCAAGCGCGCTGAGGTCAGGAAGATAAAGGTTCTCGCCGAGCCGGGGGCCTGA
- a CDS encoding MMPL family transporter, whose amino-acid sequence MDMAWNEWIVKHAKAIVALWAIVVMLSMPLAAKLSDLTNYSTDQFLPKDVESVKVQETLTKEFPEFATSNNQTYMIVSGVDVNDPATRNAYERFKAEAAPYGSNFTSYYDAVDMLQNESYEMALNLTKTTANLTGIFYTSAINASDTYGALLSQIQNLSDQVKELNETLPQLAGAYLALDANLSVLYNQSLALREALNQTDLAYVQLHQNLTTASEQLKTLNSTIAGLNFGLYNLSDGYARTYLGVLGTYGALVKAGAYQSGLSEMTAKAIATRLGVPVEFVYAVYNATYKVYSAYGPSAVTDALLVNVTRGIVLNQIDDPMQRSLAEAYSAAFYGGVVAFDGQAGSNYALIQLGENAVEPVEEIAGNALSNLPLLIEKAGGSYTVPGFGSVPAKTLSYIVNVSIGLGRNPSPQAVEGATIKVAKALMTGSPLLGMPNADVILRTLLAYGPTRELEINLLTGALVEKLPAEQKSLAKPIAKTVVAFDAKATGVLAKNPETLKKATVSLLAELVKEKGVELPESVIGEVYDSNGNIRPIVRELLVQNTAERLGDEKVAETIVNVVVKNPEELAKGIGVKEAVKKIITSLAGDAPIDLGKVVDEVYAGKDPYTIAYELFEEGVNKELANVNAPEDVKETLKEIMLTVAEKYPMGEAEIEALVKEKTAKLVEKFIGDINLGVELHINTSQLVEIAFRFRDDPSVITREDVRPIEEEIYPSIYGLAKDYMGMLKSPDNRTMLVLFVPKGLEGVSDLEKQSKAQYESSLKAKEVALKEFEKVSQKVEVYVTGTPVQTYEAIKYGKEDNDKTTKFSVVGALIVLFILMGAALLATLLPFTGVATATLTALGILYLLAKGDYLDVGSWAQMLTVTTALGLGIDYSTYYLHRFKEYLAEGYDHNRAASEALKRAKDAVLASASTDVVAFASFVLAWEFPIFKTIGMIAPLAVIVVLLASLTFIPAITVLIGDKPIFWWPRHIKHHIERVDLHERSRIAEWAVKHAKVVVLIALLIAVPAAYNFVNFNGTHDIKLFIPKDSETYNFLKLSESTVGAGVTSPTYILIDLGHPVSDSDLKTISELAERVSKVPGVKYVYTLTQPYGKPVNASVDELKTIGGNRYLSEDSTKVLIQVTGEYGATDDRSKDMVRTIREVVKDEEESGAIKSGMVGGSTALALDLSDLINDVFWHRLFPVALVLMFLSLIPTLKGLPAVITTIGTIGTGVLLSITVSSWLFEQVFGQQVMWFLPMLVFIVLLGVGIDYNSFYLVKARDEFERRSAKDALVVAAGTMDTLVVGLAAVLAATYGSLMTGATWGIREIGFALAVGVLLTATAAVYLIGPATMALFGEKAWWPLHKGGKKDERK is encoded by the coding sequence ATGGACATGGCGTGGAACGAATGGATAGTAAAGCACGCAAAGGCCATCGTGGCCCTCTGGGCCATCGTCGTCATGCTCTCAATGCCCCTTGCGGCAAAGCTGAGCGACCTCACGAACTACAGCACGGACCAGTTCCTGCCCAAGGACGTGGAGTCAGTTAAGGTGCAGGAGACCCTAACGAAGGAGTTCCCGGAGTTCGCGACCAGCAACAACCAGACGTACATGATAGTCAGCGGGGTGGACGTGAACGACCCTGCAACGAGGAACGCCTACGAGCGCTTCAAGGCCGAGGCAGCGCCCTACGGCTCGAACTTTACCTCTTACTACGACGCCGTTGATATGCTCCAAAACGAGTCCTACGAGATGGCGTTAAACCTCACAAAGACCACCGCAAACCTCACGGGGATCTTCTATACATCAGCCATCAATGCCAGCGACACCTATGGGGCGCTCCTTTCACAGATCCAGAACCTCAGCGACCAGGTAAAGGAGCTCAACGAAACCCTTCCCCAGCTCGCCGGTGCTTACCTCGCGCTCGATGCCAACCTGAGCGTTCTCTACAACCAGAGCCTAGCCTTAAGGGAAGCGCTCAACCAGACGGACTTGGCCTATGTTCAATTACACCAGAACCTAACCACCGCAAGCGAACAGCTGAAAACGCTGAACTCAACGATAGCGGGCCTCAACTTCGGCCTCTACAACCTGAGCGACGGCTACGCGAGGACTTACCTCGGCGTTCTCGGAACCTACGGAGCGCTCGTTAAGGCAGGGGCTTACCAGAGCGGGCTCAGCGAAATGACGGCCAAGGCAATAGCAACCCGGCTCGGAGTCCCCGTCGAGTTTGTCTACGCGGTCTACAACGCTACTTACAAAGTCTATTCGGCCTACGGGCCATCGGCAGTAACCGATGCGCTCCTTGTCAACGTCACGAGGGGTATAGTCCTAAACCAGATAGACGACCCGATGCAGAGGAGCCTAGCGGAGGCCTACTCTGCCGCCTTCTACGGCGGTGTTGTGGCGTTCGACGGGCAGGCTGGTAGCAACTACGCGCTCATACAGCTCGGCGAGAACGCGGTTGAGCCCGTCGAGGAGATAGCGGGCAACGCACTCTCCAACCTCCCGCTCCTCATCGAAAAGGCAGGCGGAAGCTACACCGTTCCGGGCTTCGGCAGTGTTCCCGCCAAGACCCTCTCGTACATCGTAAACGTCTCGATAGGCCTCGGAAGGAACCCAAGCCCCCAGGCAGTTGAGGGCGCGACCATCAAAGTCGCGAAGGCGCTCATGACTGGCAGTCCGCTCCTTGGGATGCCCAATGCCGATGTAATATTAAGGACGCTCCTCGCTTACGGCCCGACCAGGGAGCTCGAAATTAACCTCCTCACCGGGGCGCTGGTCGAGAAGCTCCCAGCCGAGCAGAAGTCCCTGGCCAAGCCGATAGCGAAGACCGTCGTTGCCTTCGACGCCAAAGCAACAGGCGTTCTGGCGAAGAACCCCGAGACCTTGAAGAAGGCAACCGTTTCACTGCTCGCCGAGCTCGTGAAGGAGAAAGGCGTTGAGCTTCCGGAGAGCGTCATAGGTGAGGTCTATGACTCAAATGGAAACATCAGACCGATAGTGAGGGAACTGCTCGTCCAGAACACGGCGGAGAGGCTCGGGGACGAGAAGGTCGCGGAGACGATAGTGAACGTCGTCGTCAAGAACCCGGAGGAGCTCGCCAAGGGAATTGGCGTGAAGGAGGCCGTTAAGAAGATTATCACGAGCCTCGCAGGGGACGCACCGATAGACCTTGGAAAGGTTGTTGACGAGGTTTACGCAGGAAAGGACCCCTATACGATAGCGTATGAACTCTTCGAGGAAGGTGTGAACAAGGAGCTCGCCAACGTAAACGCCCCAGAAGACGTTAAAGAGACGCTGAAGGAGATTATGCTCACTGTTGCCGAAAAATACCCGATGGGCGAGGCTGAAATCGAGGCCCTCGTTAAGGAGAAGACCGCGAAGCTCGTTGAGAAGTTCATCGGGGACATAAACCTTGGAGTTGAGCTCCACATCAACACTTCCCAGCTCGTCGAGATAGCCTTCAGGTTCAGGGACGACCCGAGCGTGATAACCAGAGAAGACGTTAGGCCGATAGAGGAGGAGATTTACCCGTCAATCTACGGCCTCGCCAAGGACTACATGGGAATGCTCAAGAGCCCCGACAACAGGACGATGCTGGTTCTCTTCGTTCCAAAGGGCCTGGAGGGCGTAAGCGACCTGGAAAAGCAGAGTAAAGCCCAGTATGAGAGCTCGCTGAAGGCAAAGGAAGTGGCCCTGAAGGAGTTCGAGAAGGTCTCACAGAAGGTAGAGGTGTACGTAACCGGAACGCCCGTTCAAACCTACGAGGCAATCAAGTACGGCAAGGAGGACAACGACAAGACCACGAAGTTCAGCGTGGTCGGTGCTCTAATCGTGCTGTTCATCCTCATGGGCGCGGCTCTGCTTGCAACGCTCCTGCCATTCACAGGAGTCGCGACTGCGACCCTCACAGCACTTGGAATCCTCTACCTGCTCGCTAAGGGAGACTACCTCGACGTCGGGAGCTGGGCCCAGATGCTGACCGTCACGACGGCACTTGGTCTCGGTATAGACTACTCGACCTACTACCTCCACCGCTTCAAGGAGTACCTCGCTGAAGGCTACGACCACAACAGGGCGGCGAGCGAGGCCCTTAAGAGGGCCAAAGACGCCGTTCTGGCCAGCGCATCAACCGACGTTGTGGCCTTCGCGAGCTTCGTCCTCGCCTGGGAGTTCCCGATATTCAAGACCATCGGCATGATAGCGCCCTTAGCCGTTATAGTCGTCCTCCTGGCCAGCTTAACCTTCATTCCGGCGATAACCGTCCTCATAGGCGACAAGCCGATATTCTGGTGGCCGAGGCACATAAAGCACCACATCGAGAGGGTGGACCTCCACGAGAGGAGCAGAATCGCGGAGTGGGCCGTCAAGCACGCCAAGGTGGTTGTGCTCATAGCGCTCCTCATAGCCGTTCCGGCGGCGTACAACTTCGTGAACTTCAACGGAACCCATGATATAAAGCTCTTCATCCCCAAGGACAGCGAGACCTACAACTTCCTCAAGCTCAGCGAGAGCACGGTCGGTGCAGGAGTTACCTCCCCGACCTACATCCTAATCGACCTCGGGCACCCTGTGAGCGACAGCGACCTCAAGACCATCAGCGAACTCGCGGAGAGGGTTTCGAAGGTTCCGGGCGTTAAGTACGTCTACACCCTTACCCAGCCCTACGGAAAGCCCGTGAACGCGAGTGTGGACGAGCTGAAGACCATTGGGGGCAACCGCTACCTGTCCGAGGACAGTACCAAAGTGCTTATCCAGGTCACCGGAGAGTACGGGGCCACCGACGACCGCTCCAAGGACATGGTGAGGACGATAAGGGAGGTAGTGAAGGACGAGGAGGAGTCGGGAGCGATAAAGTCGGGAATGGTCGGCGGAAGCACCGCACTGGCGCTCGACCTCAGCGACCTCATCAACGACGTCTTCTGGCACAGACTCTTCCCGGTGGCGCTCGTGCTCATGTTCCTCTCCCTCATACCGACGCTCAAGGGACTGCCTGCCGTAATAACCACTATAGGTACCATAGGCACCGGCGTGCTCCTCAGCATAACCGTCTCCAGCTGGCTCTTTGAGCAGGTCTTTGGCCAGCAGGTCATGTGGTTCCTGCCGATGCTCGTCTTCATAGTGCTCCTGGGAGTCGGCATTGACTACAACAGCTTCTACCTCGTCAAGGCCAGGGACGAGTTCGAGCGCAGGAGCGCGAAGGATGCACTGGTGGTCGCCGCGGGAACGATGGACACACTGGTCGTCGGGCTTGCAGCGGTGCTCGCCGCCACATACGGTTCACTGATGACGGGTGCAACGTGGGGAATAAGGGAGATAGGCTTTGCACTGGCAGTCGGAGTGCTTCTCACCGCTACGGCGGCGGTCTATCTGATAGGTCCGGCCACGATGGCCCTCTTCGGCGAGAAGGCCTGGTGGCCACTGCACAAGGGCGGAAAGAAGGACGAGAGGAAGTGA